In a single window of the Elaeis guineensis isolate ETL-2024a chromosome 4, EG11, whole genome shotgun sequence genome:
- the LOC105042903 gene encoding uncharacterized protein, translating to MMAKGSYKRAARSKDNAGCMWGLISMFDFHRGHSSQKLLADRKHGSGGHVGTRYSKSVLDSHSNSKEKQEIEDGFDDNTEETANSGMPSVKKLMEEEMSRKHSPKKIPSDDVERILSDLGHKVHLEKNHKKTSKNQKENSHLHVNDPNAPTSLDCHMNSMERSSLNFDLAAFLIEFYGYNNRCQEMHADCKSMISSSPSLEAIDLWKHYHHDEPDSQSEQKKSILQNALGKVAEAILNQKLVETKQLTGNRAAQSEEFINALEILNLDKELFLKLLQDPNSLLLKHIQDLQNTQIKKPSKLEHGQNLEGIELLEEETGSLGQCEESVNNKAFHKQSKHFFRRKNKSKGMGPREGNVSSQDLNTIVVLKPSPARFQNPSIMISPSSSTQPHHSLNCKEHGQRVTSHFSLKEIKRRLRHVIGENKKEHHLISNNGDLPKISNRSEASGDTGKQITNLASKTPCNIDDGSRSSAISKKTDNKFRSKECQLNVKSDLAPSRVGSLFYEEAKKHLAEILHTGDQINNLPSSRGSKSLGTILNLPEYVLSPRFSPASDKEFDLSPKQTLLSPSRQFKQEDAANHLSPSRQNSEITACNTSNQFDETQVLESKPELTGTQMQKENCTREYLNPKEIMEVADAEFLEGCNLMVQLSESYSSEPIAIGKIFNEEGPELNSSLEKPQPTTPSIFILPRSFESISEKQDRPSPVSVLEPFFSEDIISPESTTVEQTELPIQPQELHFEENDSSSVVLTSSDSEVNRNFHLDDKIARFAYIKTILEVSGLSMDGILKEWSLKDQFLGQSLFDEVGTSYGQLQNNPKLLFDCINEVLMEMQERFFRCTPLAYFIKPNVQPVPLGGHFVQEVSKGIDWHLQMQSPSTLAEIVQKDLDGRIWMDLRFETEGICIEIEDTLLDDLMEEAVYEFWFEP from the exons ATGATGGCAAAGGGATCTTACAAGCGAGCTGCACGATCTAAGGACAATGCAGGTTGTATGTGGGGTTTGATTAGCATGTTTGATTTCCACCGGGGTCATTCAAGTCAGAAGTTACTTGCAGATAGGAAACATGGGAGTGGTGGACATGTTG GCACCAGATATTCAAAAAGTGTGCTTGATTCTCATAGCAATTCCAAGGAAAAACAAGAAATTGAAGAT GGTTTTGATGACAATACAGAAGAAACAGCCAATTCGGGTATGCCTAGTGTCAAAAAACTCATGGAGGAAGAAATGTCAAGAAAACATTCCCCAAAGAAGATTCCAAGTGATGATGTCGAACGGATACTATCTGACTTGGGACACaaggtccatcttgagaagaacCATAAAAAAACAAGCAAGAATCAGAAAGAAAACTCACATCTTCATGTCAATGATCCGAATGCTCCCACAAGCTTGGATTGTCATATGAATTCCATGGAAAGATCTTCCCTCAATTTCGACTTGGCTGCATTTTTGATTGAATTCTATGGTTACAACAATAGATGCCAAGAAATGCATGCAGATTGTAAAAGTATGATTAGTTCAAGTCCTTCCTTAGAAGCTATTGATCTTTGGAAGCATTATCATCATGATGAACCAGATTCCCAAAGTGAACAGAAGAAATCTATTCTTCAAAATGCACTGGGCAAAGTAGCAGAGGCTATTTTAAATCAGAAGCTTGTTGAAACAAAACAGCTCACTGGCAATAGGGCAGCCCAATCTGAAGAGTTCATCAATGCATTAGAGATATTGAATTTGGACAAGGAATTATTTTTAAAACTTCTTCAGGATCCAAATTCACTTTTGTTAAAACATATTCAAGATCTTCAGAATACTCAAATCAAAAAACCATCTAAGCTGGAACATGGTCAAAATTTAGAAGGAATTGAATTGCTGGAAGAAGAGACTGGCAGTTTAGGGCAATGTGAAGAATCTGTCAATAATAAAGCATTTCACAAACAAAGCAAACATTTCTTTAGAAGGAAGAATAAGTCAAAAGGAATGGGGCCACGGGAAGGAAATGTGAGTTCCCAGGATTTAAACACAATAGTTGTTCTGAAGCCCAGCCCAGCGAGATTTCAAAATCCCTCGATCATGATCAGTCCAAGCTCTTCCACACAACCACATCATAGCTTGAACTGTAAAGAGCATGGTCAAAGAGTCACATCTCATTTTTCTCTTAAAGAAATCAAAAGAAGGTTGAGACATGTTATTGGTGAAAACAAAAAGGAACACCATTTGATCTCCAATAATGGCGATCTACCCAAAATATCGAATCGATCCGAAGCTTCAGGTGATACAGGTAAACAGATCACAAATTTGGCAAGTAAAACTCCCTGCAATATTGATGACGGTTCCCGATCCTCTGCCATTTCCAAGAAAACAGACAATAAATTCAGATCCAAAGAATGTCAACTTAATGTCAAGAGTGATCTCGCTCCCTCCAGGGTTGGATCTTTGTTCTATGAAGAGGCCAAGAAGCACCTTGCCGAGATACTACATACTGGAGATCAAATCAATAATTTGCCAAGCAGTCGTGGCTCAAAATCCTTGGGAACGATCCTTAATCTGCCAGAATATGTGTTATCTCCTAGATTTAGCCCTGCAAGTGACAAGGAGTTTGACTTGTCACCTAAACAAACATTATTGTCCCCATCACGGCAGTTCAAACAAGAAGATGCTGCCAATCATTTAAGCCCATCAAGACAGAATTCTGAAATTACAGCATGCAACACTAGCAATcaatttgatgaaacacaagtgcTTGAGTCAAAGCCAGAACTCACTGGTACACAAATGCAGAAGGAAAATTGCACTCGGGAATACTTAAATCCAAAAG aaattatggaagTAGCAGATGCTGAATTCTTGGAAGGGTGTAACCTTATGGTTCAACTTTCAGAATCATATAGCAGTGAACCTATTGCTATTGGTAAAATATTCAATGAAGAAGGTCCAGAGCTG AATTCATCATTGGAGAAGCCACAACCAACGACCCCATCCATATTTATCTTGCCTAGATCTTTTGAAAGCATCAGCGAAAAGCAAGACCGACCAAGTCCTGTATCTGTTCTTGAACCATTCTTTTCAGAAGATATTATCAGCCCAGAAAGCACAACTGTTGAGCAAA CTGAGTTGCCAATACAGCCTCAAGAGCTACATTTTGAAGAAAATGATAGTTCTTCAGTAGTTCTAACATCATCTGATTCTGAAGTCAATCGAAATTTTCATCTGGATGACAAAATTGCAAGGTTTGCATACATAAAAACCATATTGGAAGTCTCAGGCTTAAGCATGGATGGCATTTTGAAAGAATGGAGTCTGAAAGATCAGTTCCTTGGCCAATCTTTGTTTGATGAAGTAGGAACCTCATATGGTCAATTGCAGAACAATCCAAAGCTTCTCTTTGATTGCATAAATGAAGTTCTCATGGAGATGCAGGAGAGATTTTTCAGATGCACCCCATTGGCATATTTTATCAAGCCTAATGTTCAGCCAGTTCCATTAGGTGGGCATTTTGTCCAAGAAGTGAGCAAAGGCATTGACTGGCATCTGCAAATGCAGTCTCCAAGCACATTAGCTGAGATAGTGCAAAAAGACTTGGATGGTCGAATCTGGATGGACCTCCGGTTTGAAACTGAAGGCATTTGTATTGAGATAGAAGACACCCTCTTAGATGATTTAATGgaagaagctgtttatgagttctGGTTTGAGCCTTGA